A stretch of the Tolypothrix sp. NIES-4075 genome encodes the following:
- a CDS encoding MoaD/ThiS family protein: MSNANTVTVKLFAVYQEAYKVPELMLELPDGTTVTGVCDRLIAEHPELAQWREITRFGVNLQFVEPDTILQDGDEVVLIPPVSGG, encoded by the coding sequence ATGTCCAATGCAAACACCGTCACGGTCAAGTTGTTCGCTGTTTATCAAGAAGCTTATAAAGTTCCAGAACTAATGCTGGAATTACCTGATGGTACAACAGTAACTGGGGTATGCGATCGCCTAATTGCCGAACACCCAGAACTTGCTCAATGGCGAGAAATCACCCGCTTTGGGGTGAATCTACAATTTGTCGAACCAGATACCATTCTCCAAGATGGTGATGAAGTCGTCTTAATTCCCCCGGTTAGCGGTGGGTAA